The following are encoded in a window of Impatiens glandulifera chromosome 5, dImpGla2.1, whole genome shotgun sequence genomic DNA:
- the LOC124938464 gene encoding uncharacterized protein LOC124938464: MGKTGRDWTQIYAIYGMDDWQTPVFLLIHAIFFSFLSLLLLLYFPPICLFFESLFPNLPIGAARFTIGFIGSVTALSSVCLYLAAANIFYSAVCLHWEISQRMLTSVSDWSSVKQALVVGCGRGILLNSVAMQLKKGGSSGRVVGIEPGKSTAVSALRTAGIEGVQEYVTCREGDARRLPFSDGYFDTVASGMFLHRVGKELGRSSAGAAAERIRVVGELVRVLKPGGVGVVWDLLHVPEYVEKLKEMKMEEIRVSERVTAFMVSSHIVSFRKPRYHVATSGEVRLDWR; this comes from the coding sequence ATGGGGAAAACAGGGCGAGATTGGACGCAGATCTACGCTATTTACGGCATGGACGACTGGCAAACACCAGTCTTTCTCCTAATCCACGCcatcttcttctccttcctATCCCTTCTCTTACTCCTCTACTTCCCCCCGATCTGTCTCTTCTTCGAATCACTATTCCCCAATCTCCCCATCGGCGCCGCCCGTTTCACAATCGGTTTCATCGGCTCCGTCACCGCTCTCTCCTCCGTCTGCCTCTACCTCGCCGCCGCCAACATCTTCTACTCCGCCGTCTGTCTCCACTGGGAAATATCCCAACGAATGCTAACCTCCGTCTCCGACTGGTCATCCGTCAAACAAGCTCTAGTAGTCGGTTGCGGCCGTGGAATCCTCCTCAACTCCGTAGCTATGCAGCTTAAAAAGGGAGGAAGTTCGGGTCGGGTTGTGGGTATTGAACCCGGGAAATCAACGGCTGTATCTGCCCTCCGAACAGCAGGAATCGAGGGTGTTCAGGAATACGTCACTTGCCGGGAAGGTGACGCAAGGAGACTTCCTTTCAGCGATGGATACTTTGACACGGTGGCGTCGGGGATGTTTTTGCATAGGGTGGGGAAGGAGTTAGGACGGAGCTCTGCCGGGGCGGCGGCGGAGAGGATTCGGGTTGTCGGGGAATTAGTAAGGGTGTTGAAACCGGGAGGAGTTGGAGTTGTGTGGGACCTTTTACATGTTCCTGAGTATGTGGAGAAATTGAAAGAGATGAAGATGGAGGAGATAAGAGTGTCGGAGAGAGTGACGGCGTTCATGGTTAGTAGCCATATCGTGTCTTTTAGGAAACCCAGATACCACGTGGCCACGTCGGGAGAGGTTCGGTTGGATTGGAGATGA
- the LOC124937453 gene encoding 60S ribosome subunit biogenesis protein NIP7 homolog → MRPLDENETTQVFEKMFKFTGNNLKNIVDRPSLEGTDTNPGRYCFRMQKNRVFYVSESLVKRATNVKRDKLVSLGTQIGKFTKNGSFHLTIQCLNLLGDNAKHKVWLKPTSEMSFLYGNHVLKGGLGRITENIVPGDGVVVFSMADMPLGFGVAAKSTQDCRKMDPNGIVVLHQADIGEYLRMEDDL, encoded by the coding sequence ATGAGGCCACTAGACGAGAACGAAACAACTCAAGTTTTCGAAAAGATGTTTAAATTTACGGGCAACAATCTGAAGAACATTGTAGATAGGCCTTCTTTGGAAGGAACCGACACCAATCCTGGTCGTTATTGTTTCCGTATGCAGAAGAACAGAGTGTTCTACGTGAGTGAGTCTTTAGTCAAGCGTGCCACGAATGTCAAACGTGATAAACTAGTTTCCCTTGGTACCCAGATTGGAAAGTTTACAAAAAACGGTAGCTTTCATCTCACCATACAGTGCCTGAATCTTCTAGGGGACAATGCCAAACATAAGGTGTGGCTGAAACCCACATCTGAGATGTCTTTTCTGTATGGAAACCATGTGTTGAAAGGAGGGTTGGGGCGTATTACAGAGAATATTGTGCCTGGTGATGGTGTTGTTGTCTTCTCTATGGCTGATATGCCTTTGGGATTTGGTGTTGCAGCTAAATCGACTCAGGACTGCAGGAAGATGGATCCTAATGGAATTGTGGTTCTTCATCAGGCTGATATTGGTGAATACTTGAGGATGGAAGATGATCTTTGA
- the LOC124937452 gene encoding NAC domain-containing protein 72-like, with protein sequence MDRNSELVLPAGFRFHPTDQELVVDYLLRQVSGRPFRQEIIKEIDLYKYDPWVLPSKAIMSGEKEWYFFSPRDKKYPNGSRPNRTAASGYWKATGTDKGIVSLQGTKVGIKKALVFYIGKAPKGTKTNWIMHEYRLINSVRKPSTNKLLDDWVLCRIYKKNSSSDKLLHEAAADAAVSPQMMTSSPVSTTSASQTSDALDSSSSEFSDQFFPLEASNIDGKDLIKSSLRRLTSVGFNWGEFRTLPEDALTGGRGNGLGLDDFNDQVKWSNGNSCEFNDICVPSVSTTHAMERGDIGSTRLAVNSHDPDVFGTGLWDPISLNDGNGYGFCP encoded by the exons ATGGATCGGAATTCGGAGTTGGTGTTACCGGCGGGATTCCGATTTCACCCGACGGATCAAGAACTGGTGGTGGATTACTTATTGCGACAAGTTTCCGGCCGTCCTTTCCGGCAAGAAATTATAAAAGAGATCGATCTTTACAAATACGATCCATGGGTTTTACCCAGTAAAGCTATCATGTCTGGAGAGAAAGAATGGTACTTTTTCAGTCCGAGAGATAAGAAGTATCCAAATGGGTCGAGACCCAATAGAACGGCGGCATCCGGGTATTGGAAAGCAACCGGAACTGATAAGGGTATTGTTAGTTTACAAGGAACTAAAGTTGGAATCAAGAAAGCTCTCGTCTTTTATATTGGTAAAGCCCCAAAAGGAACCAAAACTAATTGGATCATGCATGAATACAGACTTATCAATTCTGTGAGAAAACCCTCAACTAATAAACTG TTAGATGATTGGGTCTTATGTCGGATCTACAAGAAGAATTCAAGCTCCGATAAACTTCTTCACGAGGCGGCGGCGGACGCCGCCGTGAGCCCGCAGATGATGACATCATCGCCGGTGTCGACTACGTCAGCTTCCCAAACAAGCGATGCGTTGGACTCGTCTTCATCGGAGTTCAGCGATCAATTTTTCCCATTGGAGGCGAGTAATATTGATGGAAAGGATTTGATAAAGTCTAGCCTTCGACGGCTGACATCGGTCGGGTTTAACTGGGGCGAATTCAGGACCCTACCGGAAGATGCATTAACGGGCGGGCGTGGAAATGGGTTGGGTTTAGATGATTTTAATGATCAAGTGAAATGGAGCAATGGAAATTCGTGTGAGTTTAATGACATATGTGTTCCTTCGGTTTCAACAACGCATGCTATGGAGAGGGGAGATATTGGGTCGACCCGTTTGGCAGTAAATTCACATGACCCGGATGTGTTTGGGACGGGTCTTTGGGATCCGATAAGCTTGAATGATGGAAATGGATATGGATTTTGTCCATAG